A genomic window from Silene latifolia isolate original U9 population chromosome Y, ASM4854445v1, whole genome shotgun sequence includes:
- the LOC141630921 gene encoding uncharacterized protein LOC141630921 produces MSKSAPPYKLVKYLYKYVYKGHDKISFNIAAGDAVQVVDEIQQYQSGRWVSSIEAMWRIYGFDLFEIYPPVMPLPIHLPSMQTIQLRPHENLTRVVSNEKRIRTPLTEFFKINNNNEHKATERYLYSQFTEHYRWDKTERTWFKRRNKLLVIARLVFVSPSRGNDLKTVNGHCCSTYQEAALELRLIEEDNMVDLCLAEACNVQMPSALRRLFATVLIFCQPKDPVNLWDKYYTALSEDFRRDHPNDAYTVRVLTVQKFEQHLEAMGKSLRTFGLAHLSETQDIVLRRTRDIIDALNAPIPKECVKCRSSLNPEQQQVFDTIVEHVRENKPGAFFVDGPGGTGKTYLYNALYAEVRLLGKIVLPLMRLTRYSFNKYTLKGEPHIPFKIALDLDVPLTALVSAKAREPCCVNTSN; encoded by the exons ATGTCGAAGTCTGCTCCACCATACAAGCTGGTTAAATATTTATATAAGTATGTCTACAAAGGTCACGATAAGATATCGTTCAATATAGCAGCAGGAGATGCAGTACAAGTAGTTGATGAAATTCAGCAGTACCAGTCTGGACGCTGGGTTTCCTCAATAGAAGCAATGTGGCGGATTTATGGGTTTGATCTGTTCGAGATCTATCCACCAGTCATGCCACTTCCAATACATCTTCCAAGCATGCAGACAATACAATTAAGGCCTCATGAAAACCTAACTCGGGTAGTTTCCAATGAAAAGCGGATCAGGACACCATTAACTGAATTCTTCAAGattaacaacaataatgaacACAAAGCAACTGAAAGGTACTTATATAGCCAATTTACTGAGCACTATAGATGGGATAAGACAGAACGGACTTGGTTCAAAAGAAGAAATAAATTACTTGTAATAGCTAGGCTTGTGTTTGTTTCGCCATCGAGAGGAAACG ATCTTAAGACAGTCAATGGTCATTGTTGCTCAACTTACCAAGAAGCTGCATTAGAACTCAGGTTAATTGAAGAAGATAATATGGTTGATTTGTGCCTTGCTGAAGCATGTAATGTACAGATGCCTTCTGCTCTACGACGTCTGTTTGCAACTGTTCTCATTTTTTGCCAGCCAAAAGATCCTGTAAACCTGTGGGATAAGTACTACACTGCACTATCTGAAGACTTTAGAAGAGATCACCCAAACGATGCATACACTGTAAGAGTTCTTACGGTTCAGAAGTTTGAACAGCATCTAGAAGCAATGGGCAAATCTCTACGCACATTTGGACTCGCGCACTTGAGCGAAACCCAGGATATTGTGCTCCGCAGAACCCGAGATATAATTGATGCACTTAATGCACCTATACCAAAAGAGTGTGTAAAATGTCGCAGTTCATTGAATCCAGAACAACAACAAGTTTTCGATACCATAGTTGAACATGTTAGGGAGAACAAGCCTGGTGCCTTTTTTGTGGATGGTCCTGGTGGTACTGGTAAAACGTACTTATACAATGCTTTGTACGCTGAAGTCCGGTTACTTGGTAAGATTGTATTACCTCTCATGCGACTTACTCGGTATAGTTTCAACAAATATACCTTAAAGGGCGAACCACACATTCCATTTAAAATTGCTTTAGATTTGGATGTCCCATTGACTGCTTTAGTGAGTGCCAAAGCAAGGGAGCCTTGCTGCGTTAATACAAGCAACTAG